Genomic DNA from bacterium:
AATTGCTTTAAAACGTCTTGAAGAAAAACTTAATAAATTGAGAGAAAAGAAGAAAAAAAGAATAAAAACAGAAAAACCGTTATATGCCAAAATAAAACAGATTGAAGAAAAGAGAAAAAGAAGTGAAAAGAAGAAATTAAGGCAGAAAATAAAAGAATTTTAATTAACTTTACAGATATTTACCATAAGTTCTCGCAACTTCAATCATTTTAAATATATTTTCTTCAGGTGTATCTCTTCCGAGTTGGTCTCCTGTTGAAAGAATGAAACCACCATTTTCACCAGCATCATCTATCGCTTTTTTACAAACTTTTTCAATTTCTTCTGGTTTTGCAGTCAGCATAAAGGTTGTATTGATATTTCCCATTAAAGAAATTTTATCTCCATATTTCTTTTTTATCTCAGAAAGATAGCAGTCACCCATTGGAGGTTCTTCAAGTGGATTTATACAGTTTACAAGTGTTTCATTATAACACATATCAACAAGGTCTTTTTCCT
This window encodes:
- a CDS encoding peptide chain release factor-like protein, producing MKKNEIKIYYYKSSGPGGQRKNKKLTSVKVLHIPTGMTAKGTEFRSQAKNKEIALKRLEEKLNKLREKKKKRIKTEKPLYAKIKQIEEKRKRSEKKKLRQKIKEF